One genomic window of Coffea eugenioides isolate CCC68of chromosome 1, Ceug_1.0, whole genome shotgun sequence includes the following:
- the LOC113750494 gene encoding FT-interacting protein 7-like, whose translation MKLPQPEEFALKETAPKIAGSGAIIDGDKLTCTYDLVEQMQYLYVRVVKARDLPGKDVTGSCDPYAEVKVGNYKGVTKHFEKKSNPEWNYVFAFSQDKLQASFVEVVVKDKDVVLDDFIGRITFDFIEIPRRVPPDSPLAPQWYRLEDKRGDKLRHGEIMLAVWKGTQADEAFPDAWHSDAAAVGRENVSKIRGKVYLSPKLWYLRVNVIECQDLNPSDKSKPPEVCVKVVLGNQALRTKMVKSVNPMWNEDLIFVVAERFEEQLVMTVEDKGEVLGKCLILLNTVHRRFDNKAVPSKWHNLEKHTVIEREKREVKFASKIHLRISLDGGYHVFDESTQYCSDLRPTSKQLWKSSVGLFELGIISAKGLSSMKTKDGRGTTDAYCVAKYGPKWVRTRTIIDSFSPRWNEQYTWEVFDPCTVITVGVFDNGHLQGGKDSSIGKVRIRLSTLETERVYTHSYPLIVLLPSGVKKMGEVQLAVRFSCSSYFNMLYKYTNPLFPKMHYVHPLSVTQLDVLRYHAIQTIAIRLGRSEPPLKREVVEYMLDVGSHLWSVRKAKANFVRVMNVLGGFIAVAKWFDQICKWKNPITTILIHILFVILVLFPELILPTFFLYLFFIGVWRYRWKPRHPPHMDIRLSHADAVGPDELDEEFDTFPTTKSSDSVRMRYDRLRSIGGRIQTVLGDLATQGERFYSLVNWRDPRASALFLAVCLVAALVLYVTPFQIVVLLVGFYVLRHPKLRQKLPSISSNFFRRLPAKTDHML comes from the coding sequence ATGAAGCTTCCGCAACCTGAAGAGTTTGCTCTCAAGGAGACTGCTCCAAAAATTGCTGGCTCAGGAGCTATCATTGATGGCGATAAGCTTACTTGCACCTATGACCTCGTTGAGCAGATGCAGTACCTTTATGTCCGGGTAGTCAAAGCTAGGGATCTACCAGGGAAGGATGTCACAGGCAGTTGTGATCCTTACGCGGAAGTGAAGGTTGGGAACTATAAAGGAGTTACAAAGCATTTTGAAAAGAAATCCAATCCAGAGTGGAATTATGTATTTGCTTTCTCTCAGGATAAACttcaagcttcatttgttgaagTCGTGGTAAAAGATAAAGATGTTGTGTTGGATGATTTCATTGGCAGGATAACATTTGATTTTATTGAAATCCCGAGAAGGGTTCCACCAGATAGTCCCTTGGCTCCACAATGGTATAGATTGGAAGACAAAAGGGGCGACAAGCTCAGGCATGGTGAAATCATGCTTGCTGTTTGGAAGGGAACTCAAGCAGATGAGGCATTTCCTGATGCTTGGCATTCAGATGCAGCAGCAGTTGGCAGAGAAAACGTTTCCAAAATCAGAGGGAAGGTGTACCTTTCGCCTAAACTATGGTATCTCAGAGTCAATGTAATTGAATGTCAGGATCTGAATCCAAGTGATAAGAGTAAGCCTCCCGAAGTGTGTGTGAAAGTTGTCCTTGGAAATCAGGCTCTCAGAACTAAAATGGTAAAGAGTGTAAATCCGATGTGGAATGAGGATTTGATATTTGTAGTTGCTGAAAGATTTGAGGAGCAATTGGTGATGACAGTTGAGGATAAGGGAGAAGTCTTGGGAAAGTGCCTGATTCTTCTCAACACTGTGCACAGGAGATTTGATAATAAGGCTGTCCCATCAAAATGGCATAATCTAGAGAAACACACGGTTATAGAAAGGGAGAAGAGGGAGGTTAAGTTTGCAAGTAAGATTCATTTGAGGATCAGTTTGGATGGTGGATATCATGTATTTGATGAGTCAACACAATATTGCAGTGATCTTAGACCTACTTCAAAGCAGTTGTGGAAGTCCAGTGTTGGTCTTTTTGAGTTGGGAATTATAAGTGCCAAAGGATTGTCATCAATGAAGACCAAAGATGGAAGAGGAACAACTGATGCTTATTGTGTTGCTAAATATGGACCAAAATGGGTTCGAACTAGGACGATCATCGATAGCTTCTCCCCTAGATGGAATGAGCAGTACACATGGGAGGTATTTGATCCTTGTACTGTGATTACAGTAGGGGTATTTGACAATGGTCATCTTCAAGGAGGGAAAGATTCAAGTATTGGCAAGGTAAGGATCAGGCTATCCACACTTGAGACAGAACGCGTTTATACACACTCATATCCCCTCATTGTCTTGCTACCTTCAGGAGTGAAAAAGATGGGAGAAGTTCAATTGGCCGTGAGGTTCTCGTGTTCATCATACTTCAATATGCTGTACAAATATACTAATCCATTGTTTCCAAAGATGCACTATGTCCATCCATTGTCAGTGACTCAGCTTGATGTCTTAAGGTACCACGCAATTCAGACAATCGCAATAAGGCTCGGCCGATCAGAACCACCATTGAAAAGAGAAGTTGTGGAGTATATGCTGGATGTTGGTTCACACTTATGGAGTGTGAGGAAGGCAAAAGCTAATTTTGTCAGGGTAATGAATGTTCTGGGTGGTTTCATAGCAGTTGCGAAATGGTTTGATCAGATATGCAAGTGGAAAAATCCTATTACCACCATTCTGATTCACATTCTTTTTGTGATTTTGGTTCTTTTCCCAGAACTTATACTCCCTACTTTCTTCTTATATCTTTTCTTCATTGGGGTTTGGCGATACCGCTGGAAACCAAGACACCCTCCCCACATGGATATTAGGCTTTCTCATGCTGATGCAGTTGGACCTGATGAACTTGATGAAGAATTTGACACATTTCCAACCACCAAATCATCAGATAGCGTAAGGATGAGGTATGATCGTCTAAGAAGTATTGGTGGCAGGATACAAACTGTGCTCGGCGACCTAGCAACCCAAGGGGAGAGATTTTACTCTCTTGTAAATTGGAGAGATCCTAGAGCATCAGCCTTATTTTTGGCAGTTTGCTTAGTTGCTGCCCTTGTGCTCTATGTTACCCCATTCCAAATTGTGGTACTTCTTGTTGGATTTTATGTGTTAAGACATCCTAAACTTCGCCAGAAGCTGCCCTCAATATCATCCAACTTCTTCAGAAGGTTGCCAGCAAAAACAGACCACATGCTATAG